The Bdellovibrio bacteriovorus W nucleotide sequence GTAGCAGTTGTTGCTCCTACTGTTTTGTCTTCAATTTTTGCTTCTGAAGCTCAGGCTCAGAAAAAAAGAGGCGCAGCGCCAGCAGCAGGTGGAGCTAAGGCAGCACCAATGGTTGATCCAAACGATCCAGTTGCTAAGGCTGTAAAGTACATTGAAGATCACACTAAAACTGCTGAAGCAAAAGGTAACGATTGCACAACTTGCGGTTTCTACAAAAAGACGGACACAGTGGACGGTAAAGAAGTTGGAACTTGCACTATTTTCGCGGGTAAACTTGTTTACGGAAAAGCTTGGTGTGCTTCTTGGAATAAAAAAGCTTAGTCCAAGCTTTTGAAGAATTTGAAAACAAAAAAAAGGAGTGGGGAACCACTCCTTTTTTATTTCTTGTTTGAAGAATAAAAGCCTCCTTTAAGAGAGGCTTTTATTAATTATGCTTGAGTGTCTCTCAATGCACGACGAAGAATTTTTCCCACGTTTGTTTTTGGTAATTCATCGCGGAACTCTACTTGGCGAGGAACTTTATAGTTCGTCAGGCTTTTCTTAGCATAAGCGATAACTTCTTCAGCAGTAAGGGCTGGATCTCTTTTAACAACCACGGCTTTTACAATTTCACCGGAGTGTTCATCAGGAACGCCGATAGCAGCAACTTCGAGAACACCAGGGTGAGAAGCGATCGCGTCTTCGACCTCATTTGGATAAACGTTAAAGCCAGAAACTAGAATCATATCTTTCTTACGGTCAACGATGCGCAAGAAGCCATCGTTATCAATCACGGCGATATCTCCTGTGTGTAACCAGCCATCTGTAAGAACTTTTGCTGTTTCTTCGGGTTGGTTCCAGTAGCCCTTCATGACTTGAGGACCTTTACAGATAAGTTCACCAGGTTCGCCCATTGGAACTTCGACATTTTGGTCATTTACAAGTTTAATATCTGTGCTTGGGAATGGAAGACCAATGGTTCCCACTCTGTCAGTGCCATCAATCGGATTGCAAGACACAACTGGAGAGGCTTCTGTTAAGCCATAACCTTCAACGATAACGGCTTTAGTCATCTTCATCCATCTTTCAGCGACGGACTTTTGCAACGTCATGGCGCCAGCAACAGCGATCTTCATGCGATCGAAGTTTACTGTGGCAAACTCGGGATTATTCATAAGGGCATTGAAAAGCGTATTCACTCCAGCAAAGACAGAGAAAGGAGTTTTCTTAAGCTCTTTAATGAAGCCCGGAATATCGCGCGGGTTGGTGATAAGAATATTCTCAGCTCCGTAGCGAAGAAGACCTAGGCAGTTAAGAGTCAGAGCGAAGATGTGGTAAAGTGGTAGAGCCGCAATAGCGACCTCTTCACCTTCGCGAAGTTTTGGGATCATCCAATCTCTGATTTGTAGAACGTTTGCTAAAACGTTGCGATGCAAGAGCATGGCTCCTTTAGCGACACCTGTAGTTCCACCCGTGTATTGCAAGAAAGCGATATCATCTTGAGTGGTAGGAACTTTAACCATTGGTTTCTTAGAGCCAATCGCCAAAGCCTGACGGAAAGAGTAAGCGCTCGGGATGTTGTATGCTGGCACCATCTTTTTGATGTACTTAACAACTGAGTTTACCAGAATTCTTTTTGGAGTCGGGAAGAGGTCGCCGATCTCTGTGAGAACCACGCTCTCAATAGAAGTATTTTTTAAAATTGATTCCAGTAAGTGTGCGTAGTTCGCAAGAATGACCACTGCTTTTGCGCCAGAGTCTTTAAACTGATGTTGCATTTCTTTGGCAGTGTAAAGCGGATTTGTATTTACAACTGTAAGACCGACTTTAAGAGCCGCAAATAAAATAATTGGAAATTGAAGGACGTTAGGCATTTGGATCGCGATACGATCGCCTTTTTTGAGTTTGAGTTCGTTTTGTAAGAACGAAGCAAACTGATCCACTTTTTGGTCAAGTTCCGTGAATGTAAGAGAAACTCCCATGTTCGTAAAAGCTTTTTTCGAAGTGAACATGCGGATGGACTCTTCGTAGATATCAACAAGTGAGCCGTACTTCGATAAGTCGACCTCTGGCGAAACACCTTTCGGGTAGTTTTTAAGCCAAATTTTTTCCATCAAATCCTCCAATGATTTCTGACCCTTAAAAGTTTAGAGTAAGTATTCTATAAGGGTAAAGTAAATTCTTGTTTTCATCGGGAGTATTTGTCAGACTTGATATATGTCTTGGTCCAACCGTCCGATGTCCTCATTCGTGATTTGCGCGTCTTTGGTGCTTTTGAGTGCTTGCACGCCCCGTTCTAATTCTGAAAAATCAGAGCCAAAGCTAGACTCCAAGCCACAGGTTACGAAGAAAACCTCTAAAAGCGACGATTCATCTACGAAAGACAAAAGTCTTGAGATTGCAGTGAAATATTTTGAAACTGCGGATTCTATTCATCGTGAGGCGTGGTGGGTTCTGAGCGAACAACGTCTTCCCGTCGGGAAATCAGTCTTCGGGAAAGTGCAAAGGGCTTTGTTGTCCTCTCAAAACATCAAGCTCTCGAATAAGTCCATGTTTCGTTGCGACCGCTATTTGACTCAAAGAGATGTAAAAGGACTTACAGGTTATCCGCAAAGCATTCTCGTATTTGAAAAGTGCAGTGAAAAGGCAGAAGCCAAAAAGCTTGCTTTGATTGAAAACCCACGTGAGGGACTGATTCAAGTGCGTTTTTACCCGATTGCATTAGAGGAAGTTCTTGGCACGGGGGCAAGTTTTTTAAATAAAGAGATTGCCTGTGAATTAAAGGGCGATGAGAAAGGCCTCTTAGTAGAGCTTGATTGCCGCGACTTTTCACAAGATCGCTCAAATACTCAGATGGTTCGCCTTGAAAAGTACCATTATAAAAAAGATCAAAAAAATATGATTCAACTGCGCGGAAAGATTTTTGAAAACCTTTCTGAATTGCGTTCAGTGGAAGCGAATATTCCACTCGACGGGAAAATTACTGTCACAGAAACGGAGCTTTATGCTCCTGAAGAAGAAGTTCCTGTGGTGGACCCTAAGAAACAAAGCCTGAATCAGGAAGCCAGTGCTAAGGCCGCAACACCGCACACAAAAGATGCAGCAACCCCTGGTGTAGCTCCTAGAGCCTTGCCGCAGGCGCCTCGCGGGCGAGGAGCACCGCCTCAACAAATAACGGATGCAGAAGTGGCGCAACTTCCTGAGCTTGGTCCAGAGGCTGTCACGCCTTTAAATCTTCCACCGCCGCAGGCGCAGGATCCAGCGGCATTGGGTGTTGAAACTTATTACGATGAAGACGGCAACCCCGTGATGTTCAATCCTCATGCGGCTGATCAAGGTTATCCTTCTGATCCAGATTATGATAGCTATCAAACGATGGAGCACGGAGAGCCGGTGCTCGCACCACGAGGAGGGGAAACTGATGGCAGATAAAACAACTTCTACCGTTTCTTTAGGAAAGAAAGTAAAGAATTTTAAGGCGGCATCGTCTTTTGGGGAAAACTTCGAACTTAAAGACTATAAGGGAAAAAAGGTCGTTATTTACTTCTACCCTAAAGACAGCACTCCAGGCTGTACAACAGAGAGTATCGAGTTTAATGAGAGCTTGGCTAAGTTTAAGAAACTCAATACGGAGATAGTTGGAGTTTCAAGAGACAGTTTGAAATCTCATGATAAGTTTATTTGTAAGTATGATTTGAAGTTTCAACTTTTGTCAGACGAAGATGAATCTGTTTGCCAGCTTTTTGATGTCATTAAAGAGAAAACTCTCTATGGCAAAAAGTTTATGGGTATTGAAAGATCGACGTTTGTTCTTGATGAAGATCAGAAGCTTGTTGGAGAGTTTCGCAAAGTGAAAGCTCAAGGACATGCTCAGCAAATCCTAGATTTCATTAAAGAGATGGAATAGGAAGACACAGTTTAGATTCTAAAAAGGCGAGGGCTAGAAAACCCTCGCCTTTTTTTTAGCTTTTAGTTTTAAAGTTCATGAGATCTGCAATGGACTCTGGGAGTGCAGGCACTTGAGAACTTGGAATAAAGAATGTGGTTAAGTTGAAGAAGTCTCCAAAGATTTTATGTTTGGAAGCTGCATCTGATAAGTACTTATGACCACTGGAACCACCCGTGCCAATCTTCTGGCCTAACATGCGCAATGCCATCAGAGCATGACGACTTCTCCATGTAGTCATAGCTTCGTCGATATCCAAAAGTGCGCGAAGAATTCTATAGGGAGTTTGTAGGATCGGTTGGTGACGGTAAAGAGGAATCAAGATCGCAGCATGCAAGGCCTTAAAGCTCAGACGATAAAGCCCCTGAGAGCGAAGCTCGTCATAGACTTTTTCATCAAACAGAGCATCGAAGCTTTTCAGAGCCATTTCGAGTCCTGCGATCGTTTTTTGTTTTTCTTCTTCAGTTAAGCGCGAGTTTTCTTTTACCACCTGAATATCGTCGCCAAACATATTGTTAACAGCTTCTTTATACTTCTCCCACCAATTGAAGTTATCAGCCTGCAGGAAGGGTGTTCTTTCTAGCCACTTTTCAACGGAGTCAAAAAGAGAAGGGCCGTTGAGTACGTCCATAATTTCAGTCTGCTGCGAAGGTGAAAGAGCTTTGTAAAAAGGTGCTTGGTTGAATGCCAAACGATCTTCAATGCGTAGACCTAGTTTGGTCTCCATGAGGCGCCATTGATAACTTTGAAATCCAGATGCTGGGTAAAGCATATCGCGGAAATCCAAGAAGTCTAAAGGAGTCATTGTTTCTAAAACATCAATTTGGCCCGTGATCTGCTTAAGGATGGCAACGATTCTCTCAAGGCGAGCTGAACAAATGCCTAGTTCAGATTCGCTGATATGATTTTTTTGAAAAATCTCAAGAGTGGAGTCTAATTCGAAAAGGACTTGTTTAAACCAGATCTCATAGGTTTGATGAACCGTGATAAAAAGCATTTCATCGTGAGCAGGTTTTTTATACTCATCACTTTTCGGATATTGAGCATCTAAAATTTGATCTAGTTTTAGGTAATCGTGGTAATGAACAGCAGGGTATTTCATTTTGATAACTCCTTAAGAGCGTTGATAAAACCTTCGATGTCTTCAGTTTGAGTATCCCAAGAGGTCATCCAGCGGCATTCAAAAGTTCTCTCGTTCCAAACATAAAAAAAGTATTTTTCACGCAAGGGTTTAACCCATGCTTGAGGGATTTTAGCAAAAACAGCATTGCTTTGCGAGGGCACTGTTACTTCCACCTGCGAAATATTAGAGACCGCTTGATGGAGCTTTTGGGCAAGGCTTACAGAGTGTGAAGCGATGGATTTCCACAAATCGCCCTCGAGGTATTTTACAAACTGACAGGCAATAAAGCGAGTTTTTGATGGCAACTGAGCAGCCTGCTTGCGTAGATACTTAAAATCCTTAGCTAGATCTTTATTTAAAAAGATCACAGCCTCGCCCATCATGAGTCCGTTTTTTGTGCCGCCGAATGATACGACGTCGACTCCGAGATCTGTCGTCATTGCTTTAAAGGTTGTATTCAAACTGACAACGGCATTGCTTAAGCGAGCACCATCAATATGCACGAACATCTTTTTTGATTTGGCCCAAGTGATGAGTTCTTTCAGTTCTTGTAGAGAATAAACGGTGCCTAATTCTGTTGGCTGAGTCAGAGATAAAACTTGCGCCTGCGAAAAATGCTGATCACCTCTGCGAATGTAATATTCTTCCAAGGCCTCGACAGAAATTTTGCCATTCTGCGTGGGGAGAGTGATGAGCTTGGCACCGGTAAAGAATTCAGGGGCTCCGCACTCGTCCACGTTCAAGTGAGAATTATCGGCACAGAAAATAGCTTGATAGGAGGGAGTTATGGCCTTTAGAGCAAGGACGTTGGCAGCAGTGCCATTAAATACAAAAAACGTCTGAGCTTGCGGGCCAAAGTGTTCCTTAAAAAGAGTTTGCGCTTTTTCACTCCACGGGTCGGTTCCATAGGAAGGTGTATGCGCGATGTTGGCCTCTATGATGGCGTCCATCAGAAGCGGGTGGACACCGGAGTGGTTATCGCTTCCAAACCCACGCTGCATTTTAGTTTTCTTTCTTTAAGGTATCGAAAATAAATCTGTGTGCAATGAGCGCTGCAAGTTTTGCTGTGCGATTGTCTGGGTCGAGAGGGGGGGATACTTCGTAAATCCCCATGCCTCGCACGTCATGATTTGCAATCAACCAGTCAAGGCAAGGTAGGAACTCTTCGGCGCGTAGGCCTGTTGCCCAAGATTGGCTGCATCCTGGTGCTTCGCTAGAGTTAAAAGCATCAATATCTAAACTGATAAATACTTTTTTACCTGCATGGGCATCCATGAACTCTTTCACACATGGCAATAGGCCTTTGGATTCCACGTCCTCCAGAGTGTAAACTTGAGCGCCTTTTTCTTGGGCCCAGCGTACATGAAATGCACTATTGCATTGGTTTTGAATGCCGATCTCAGCAAAAGCAAATTTGCCAGCATAGTCCGTCAATGCGCGGAAGAACGGAGTTCCAGAGTTGAGGCCTTTGTCAGTTGGGCGAACATCCATATGAGCATCAAAGTTAAGTACAACGGCGTTACCGCCATGAACTTCAAGGAAGCCTGCTGTATCTACATATCCATAATCGTGGCCACCGCCGAAAGAGAGCCAGCGACGATTTTGCTTATTTAGAAGCGCAATGGTGTTTTTTCCATTTTCGTGGCGTTCTGCTAGAGAGTGAACACGATTGATCATTTCGCCAAGATCCAAAATCTTAGGAAGTTTTTTTGCTTGCAGGTGAGGGGTCATTCTGTAGAGAAATCTACGAATTTCGCGAGGAGCTACTTGAGCTCCAGGGCGCCCACCATTGAGAGAAATACCATCGTCATCAGGATATCCTAGAATAGTGATATCGCTGGGATGTTGATCAAGCTCTTCAAGAATGACTTTAGGCAAGAGTTGGACGCACTCTCCGAGACGAGGATCCTCTTTATCGTTTTTGGTGAAAAGAAGATTCTTGTCGATGGGATGAAACCAAGCCATGTCTAGAGATTATTCCATTTCTTAAGTTTAAGAACTTTATTGATCTTACCGCTTTCAGAATCGTAGATCTTCATCGTCGCTGTGTCTTTGCTAAATTGAATTGTTGCAAAGCTTGTCGAAGTTGAATCAGAGAGGAAAAGAACCCATTCTCTGCCATCGGAAGGAGTCACGCTATAGCGGTAGTTGATTGGATTTGCCACTGTGTATTCAGGAGCATTTTGGAAATTTTTAAGATTAATTGGGTAGTAGCTCATGCACTCAAAGTCTTTAACGTTGATGATGCCGTCGTTGCTATACCAGTAGCCCAACATTTTTTTGAGGCCGACGTAGTCAATATTGCTAACTGAAGCAATACAGTTCTCGTGATCTAAAGTACCCGTACCCGTAAGGATATCGCCAGAGCTTAATTTCTTTAAATTTTGAGAAGCATCTAAAGTCGTTGTCTCGATAAGGTAGCGAGAACACTTATTGTTTAGCTTTAAATAGACTCTATAGGCATCACGATCAACAGAGCCTGTAAGGTTCGTTGTCGCCACAGCCATAGAACAAGAAATGGTGCTTAAAAGTATCACTAAGAGTCTCATGCCCAACCTTGTTCCATGGCTCAGAAATGGGGTCAATATTATTTAACTTCTAGCCTACGGCTTATTGCGTTAACTGCTAAATTAAACAGCACTTCTCCGTGTTTTGATGAAGATAAGCTCGGGTTTGACCCCATTCTTCCATCTGGAAAAGTTTCGCGGAAAAGCTGTGGGGACATTGGCCATTGGTGTTTGGCTACGGTCGGCTGGAAGTCCATTGAAGGCATTTTGGCGTAGGCCTCGGGATGGGTATACATCGTCACTGAAATTTCACCGCAAGTTGCATGAAAGCCATTTTCGTCGCCAAAAACTTTTTCTTCATATTCGCGAACTTCTGGAAGGTGCCACCAGTTGATCAATTGAAGATCCACGCGTTCATTGTCCATTTGGGCTTGGCAAAATGCTGTTGTAATAGGGGCAATGTTTCCACCGTGACCATTTACAAACAAAATGCGCTTAAAACCATGCTTCATAAGTCCTTGAATCAACTCTGTGAGCACAAGCACGTAAGTCGAAGGGCTAAGGCTCATTGTGCCAGCAAAGGCCATGTGGTGAACAGCCATCCCAAAACAAAGTGGAGGTGCCACTAGGATCTTTGACTGAAGTCCTGCTGCCTGGGCGATATGCCATGCGGCCATGTAGTCAATTCCAATCAGGCCGTTAGGTCCGTGTTGTTCTGTAGATCCAACAGGAACGATAATGGTTTGTTTCTCTTTAAGATAAGCCTCCACTTGAGGCCAGCTCATTTCTTGTAAATTCATAGTCTCTTGCTCCTAGGCAAGAGCACACCTAAGATTATAGATGAAGTCTATCATTAACGATGCCTGTCACAGAAGAACTGTGGGGGAGCATAGGGAATGTGACAAAAGAAATAGAGTCAAAGGAGTACTCATGAAATTAAAGGCGATTCTGGCAGGGGCTTTAGTTTTCTCTATGTTCGGAGCAACGAATGCTCTAGCACGTGGGACAGCAAATGGTGTTTTAGCGACATTGAGTGGGACGATTACGAAACATACTGTGAAGGTAGAAGGCCAACCAGAAAGTAAAGAAGATACTCTTCTTGGAGATATTAAGATTGGTTACTTGAATGGCAATGGTTTGTATCTTGGTGGACTTTATGGATTCGGGAATGTGTCGAATGATGATGGAGTCGGGAACTCTGGTGACTCTAAAGTAACGACTTACGGAGCATCGATCGGTTACGTTGGGGCGACGGGGTTCTATTTAACAGGTCACTATCTTTTTGCTTCTAAATTTGATGACCTTGAAGAAGGCAATGGATTTCAAATTGACTTTGGACATCTAAGTAACGTGACATCAACTTTTGTTGTTGGGGTTCAAGTGTCATATAAATCTATGGAGTATAAAGTTCAGGACATTGGAACTAAAGTTAAAACAACAGACCTTTTCCCAATGTTAACACTTGGCTTCCTATTCTAAGATCTTAAACGTTGTTCGTGAAAATTAATTACTAAACAAAAGCCTTCCATTGAGAAGGCTTTTGTTTTTTAAGAGCAGCGACTTCAAAATAGTTTTCTACTAAATTTTCTTTAAAAGCTCACCCAAGATTTGAATCTGTTGCAGAGGATGCTTTCCCACTTTATCAATCATGAGTTTCTTAGCTGCTTCTAAGCGAGGAACGCCTTCAAAAGTGATCAAGCGATCTAAGGCATTGGCAGTGGAGACTAAAACAGTCAAAGGATCTTGATCTTTTTCTCGCAGGCTCAAAGGGCCCGAGCCATCAATGGTTTCTTCGTGTTGAGAAATAATGCTGATCACTGTTTGGTCAAAGTGTTTTTTATCTTGTACTAGTGAAGCTCCATGTTTTGGATGTTGCATCCAAATAGCTTTGTCTGCAGCGGACATTGAAGAAATCGGTTGAGTCAGAATCAGTGGCGATTGGTGGTGTCCGTAATCATGAAGGAGCGATCCTAAGACAAGAAGTTGTAAACGCTTAGGATCATCAATCCCCATGCGCTGAGCAAGCCCTAGCGCCAGAGTTGCCACTGCAACACCATGATGAGAGATGTCCTTATCGGTGTTTTCAAGCTTCATGATCGCGCCTAAGGCATTGCTATTGTTGAGAATGAAATCGGCATATTTGCCGGCGGCATCCTTAGCCAATCCATAGGAAACTTCATTCTCTGGATTTTCAAAGACCTCTTCCACATTGCTTTGTTGCGAGCCATGGATGATCTCTGTGCGCGATTGAATATCGCGATTGGACTTTGGATCATAGGCAGACTCAATGTTTTGTTGAAGATAGTTTCGGTAACGCTGTTCTTCATCCGTCAGGATGTACATTTTACGAAGCTTTTTGTCTTTAAGGCGCTGAAGACGATCCCCCTCAAAGGAGTCGCCACGACGAAGATAGAGGACCATCTTGTCGTTGATTCGGATATAAGTGTTAAATTCGATCTTCTGATCACCGCGCAGGGTGCTGACTCGAATTGAGACGTATTCCATTGATCAGAACATCCTTTAGTTGGTAACGTATTCACATGGCATTAGACATAGAAATTGTAAAAGATTTTGTAGATGAATCAAAGTCCTTAATCGAAGAGATGATGGAAATCCTCGAAAAAGCCGAGGGGGACTATTCGCAAGTGGCTCTTTTAGCGACATATGGGAACCTTGTGGATCGAATCATGGGAGGCGCGAAAAGTCTTGCAGAGCTTTCTCGTGATGAGCACGCGGTACATATGATTGCGGACTACTCAGCGCTTTGTAAAGCTGTTGGTTATAAGACATCACAAATTGAAGAAAACGAATCCTTTTACAACGTCTGCGTAGGTTTGCTTTTTGATGCGACAGAGACGCTAGAGTTTCTTGTCGATAATATTGAAAAATCACCGCAAAGGTTGCGTGAGTCTATCACAACGGCCTTTATTGATCGCGTGCGCTGGGTCTCTCACAAATTCAATGAAGCTTATTCAATGAGTGTTGGTACGGGGGATGCGAACAGTATGGCGCAAGCCGAGATTGATTCTCTTTTGAAAAAATTAGGTCTTTAGAAATCTATCCGTTGAGTTGATCGAGAGTCCATTGAGCCAACTCCCCCAGTTTTTCATGGTCTAAGAGGGGAATAATAGCATCTTCAAGCCCTGTGAGTTTGCGATTCGCAATAACGATCAGGGCATTTCTTTTTAAACCAAAAGATCCTGCTCTGGCTAAGGGAGTTCCTAAGAAGTCCTTGCTGAGTTTCTTGCCGGAAGATTCTAAAATATAGCGCATTTCTTTTATAAGTTTTTCTTCATGATCTTCACTTATCTCTTCGATGAGGTGAGTGCTTAATTGATTTTTAAAAACCTTCTGATTCCAAGGGCAGGTGGTTTGACAAAGGTCGCAGCCAAAAAACCAATCGCCTATTTTCTCGCGAAGATCTGGCGCGGGAACATTGCGAGACTCGATTGTTAAGTAGGAGATGCAACGACTTGCATCCATTTTTTGCGGAGCTATCAGAGCTTCGGTGGGGCAGATGTCTATACAGCGAGTGCATTTGCCGCAAAAATCAGGGAGCGGAGCGATGTTCGC carries:
- a CDS encoding putative high potential iron-sulfur protein (HiPIP), encoding MDKMNRRSFFSTMAKLTGVAVVAPTVLSSIFASEAQAQKKRGAAPAAGGAKAAPMVDPNDPVAKAVKYIEDHTKTAEAKGNDCTTCGFYKKTDTVDGKEVGTCTIFAGKLVYGKAWCASWNKKA
- a CDS encoding long-chain fatty-acid-CoA ligase (COG0318 Acyl-CoA synthetases (AMP-forming)/AMP-acid ligases II) encodes the protein MEKIWLKNYPKGVSPEVDLSKYGSLVDIYEESIRMFTSKKAFTNMGVSLTFTELDQKVDQFASFLQNELKLKKGDRIAIQMPNVLQFPIILFAALKVGLTVVNTNPLYTAKEMQHQFKDSGAKAVVILANYAHLLESILKNTSIESVVLTEIGDLFPTPKRILVNSVVKYIKKMVPAYNIPSAYSFRQALAIGSKKPMVKVPTTQDDIAFLQYTGGTTGVAKGAMLLHRNVLANVLQIRDWMIPKLREGEEVAIAALPLYHIFALTLNCLGLLRYGAENILITNPRDIPGFIKELKKTPFSVFAGVNTLFNALMNNPEFATVNFDRMKIAVAGAMTLQKSVAERWMKMTKAVIVEGYGLTEASPVVSCNPIDGTDRVGTIGLPFPSTDIKLVNDQNVEVPMGEPGELICKGPQVMKGYWNQPEETAKVLTDGWLHTGDIAVIDNDGFLRIVDRKKDMILVSGFNVYPNEVEDAIASHPGVLEVAAIGVPDEHSGEIVKAVVVKRDPALTAEEVIAYAKKSLTNYKVPRQVEFRDELPKTNVGKILRRALRDTQA
- a CDS encoding bacterioferritin comigratory protein (COG1225 Peroxiredoxin) — protein: MADKTTSTVSLGKKVKNFKAASSFGENFELKDYKGKKVVIYFYPKDSTPGCTTESIEFNESLAKFKKLNTEIVGVSRDSLKSHDKFICKYDLKFQLLSDEDESVCQLFDVIKEKTLYGKKFMGIERSTFVLDEDQKLVGEFRKVKAQGHAQQILDFIKEME
- a CDS encoding tryptophan 2,3-dioxygenase (COG3483 Tryptophan 2,3-dioxygenase (vermilion)); protein product: MKYPAVHYHDYLKLDQILDAQYPKSDEYKKPAHDEMLFITVHQTYEIWFKQVLFELDSTLEIFQKNHISESELGICSARLERIVAILKQITGQIDVLETMTPLDFLDFRDMLYPASGFQSYQWRLMETKLGLRIEDRLAFNQAPFYKALSPSQQTEIMDVLNGPSLFDSVEKWLERTPFLQADNFNWWEKYKEAVNNMFGDDIQVVKENSRLTEEEKQKTIAGLEMALKSFDALFDEKVYDELRSQGLYRLSFKALHAAILIPLYRHQPILQTPYRILRALLDIDEAMTTWRSRHALMALRMLGQKIGTGGSSGHKYLSDAASKHKIFGDFFNLTTFFIPSSQVPALPESIADLMNFKTKS
- a CDS encoding low specificity L-threonine aldolase protein (COG2008 Threonine aldolase); translation: MQRGFGSDNHSGVHPLLMDAIIEANIAHTPSYGTDPWSEKAQTLFKEHFGPQAQTFFVFNGTAANVLALKAITPSYQAIFCADNSHLNVDECGAPEFFTGAKLITLPTQNGKISVEALEEYYIRRGDQHFSQAQVLSLTQPTELGTVYSLQELKELITWAKSKKMFVHIDGARLSNAVVSLNTTFKAMTTDLGVDVVSFGGTKNGLMMGEAVIFLNKDLAKDFKYLRKQAAQLPSKTRFIACQFVKYLEGDLWKSIASHSVSLAQKLHQAVSNISQVEVTVPSQSNAVFAKIPQAWVKPLREKYFFYVWNERTFECRWMTSWDTQTEDIEGFINALKELSK
- a CDS encoding formimidoylglutamase (COG0010 Arginase/agmatinase/formimionoglutamate hydrolase, arginase family), with translation MAWFHPIDKNLLFTKNDKEDPRLGECVQLLPKVILEELDQHPSDITILGYPDDDGISLNGGRPGAQVAPREIRRFLYRMTPHLQAKKLPKILDLGEMINRVHSLAERHENGKNTIALLNKQNRRWLSFGGGHDYGYVDTAGFLEVHGGNAVVLNFDAHMDVRPTDKGLNSGTPFFRALTDYAGKFAFAEIGIQNQCNSAFHVRWAQEKGAQVYTLEDVESKGLLPCVKEFMDAHAGKKVFISLDIDAFNSSEAPGCSQSWATGLRAEEFLPCLDWLIANHDVRGMGIYEVSPPLDPDNRTAKLAALIAHRFIFDTLKKEN
- a CDS encoding creatininase (COG1402 Uncharacterized protein, putative amidase) codes for the protein MNLQEMSWPQVEAYLKEKQTIIVPVGSTEQHGPNGLIGIDYMAAWHIAQAAGLQSKILVAPPLCFGMAVHHMAFAGTMSLSPSTYVLVLTELIQGLMKHGFKRILFVNGHGGNIAPITTAFCQAQMDNERVDLQLINWWHLPEVREYEEKVFGDENGFHATCGEISVTMYTHPEAYAKMPSMDFQPTVAKHQWPMSPQLFRETFPDGRMGSNPSLSSSKHGEVLFNLAVNAISRRLEVK
- a CDS encoding hypothetical protein (COG2206 HD-GYP domain); translation: MEYVSIRVSTLRGDQKIEFNTYIRINDKMVLYLRRGDSFEGDRLQRLKDKKLRKMYILTDEEQRYRNYLQQNIESAYDPKSNRDIQSRTEIIHGSQQSNVEEVFENPENEVSYGLAKDAAGKYADFILNNSNALGAIMKLENTDKDISHHGVAVATLALGLAQRMGIDDPKRLQLLVLGSLLHDYGHHQSPLILTQPISSMSAADKAIWMQHPKHGASLVQDKKHFDQTVISIISQHEETIDGSGPLSLREKDQDPLTVLVSTANALDRLITFEGVPRLEAAKKLMIDKVGKHPLQQIQILGELLKKI